In a genomic window of Numenius arquata chromosome 5, bNumArq3.hap1.1, whole genome shotgun sequence:
- the TENT5D gene encoding terminal nucleotidyltransferase 5D, giving the protein MTEDLDHRFSSLTWDQIKILDQVLAEVIPIHGRGNFPTLDVKPKDIIHVVKEQLIEKQINIRDIRLNGSTASHILVKQNGTSYKDLDIIFGVELPSELEFQVVKEAVLNCLLDFLPKCVNKEKITAQTMKDAYVQKMVKVSTDHDRWSLISLSNNSGKNVELKFVNSLRRQFEFSVDSFQIILDSILNVYRATDCKLTEDSHPTVIAESMYGDFNEAMDHLKYKLISTRNPEEIRGGGLLKYSNLLVRDFKPADEAEIKSLERYMCSRFFIDFPDVAEQQRKIESYLRNHFIGEEKSKYDYLMTLRGVVNESTVCLMGHERRQTLNMITILALKVLGEQNIIPNAANVTCYYQPAPYISDRNFSNYYIAHGQPPIIYQPYPFHIQMQSGMV; this is encoded by the coding sequence ATGACTGAGGACTTAGACCACAGATTCAGTAGTCTCACCTGGGATCAGATTAAAATCCTGGATCAAGTTTTAGCTGAGGTCATACCTATTCATGGGAGAGGCAATTTTCCAACCCTGGATGTAAAGCCGAAGGATATCATTCATGTGGTAAAGGAACAGCTCATTGAAAAGCAAATCAACATCAGAGATATCCGCCTGAATGGTTCGACAGCCAGTCACATCCTAGTAAAGCAGAACGGAACCAGTTACAAGGACCTAGACATCATTTTTGGGGTGGAACTTCCAAGTGAGCTTGAGTTCCAGGTTGTTAAGGAAGCAGTTCTTAACTGCCTATTGGACTTCTTGCCAAAATGTgttaataaggaaaaaatcacCGCTCAGACCATGAAAGATGCCTATGTGCAGAAGATGGTCAAAGTCTCCACCGACCACGATCGCTGGAGTCTCATCTCGCTGTCAAACAACAGCGGCAAGAACGTGGAATTAAAGTTCGTCAACTCACTCAGACGGCAGTTTGAGTTCAGCGTGGACTCCTTCCAAATCATACTGGACTCCATACTGAATGTTTACAGAGCAACAGACTGCAAACTGACAGAAGACTCTCACCCCACTGTCATCGCCGAGAGCATGTATGGAGACTTCAACGAAGCAATGGACCACTTGAAGTACAAACTGATTTCCACACGGAACCCAGAGGAAATCAGGGGAGGTGGCCTTCTGAAGTACAGCAATCTCCTGGTTCGTGACTTTAAGCCAGCAGATGAGGCTGAAATTAAATCTCTGGAACGTTACATGTGCTCCAGGTTCTTCATTGATTTTCCAGATGTTGCTGAGCAGCAAAGGAAAATTGAGTCATATCTGCGCAACCACTTCAttggggaagagaaaagcaagtaTGACTACTTGATGACTCTGCGTGGAGTTGTAAACGAGAGCACAGTCTGTCTCATGGGACACGAACGAAGACAAACTCTGAATATGATCACAATCTTGGCTTTAAAAGTGCTCGGAGAACAAAATATCATCCCAAATGCAGCTAATGTAACATGCTATTATCAGCCTGCTCCATATATCAGTGACAGAAACTTCAGCAATTACTACATTGCTCACGGACAACCGCCTATCATCTACCAGCCATACCCATTTCACATACAAATGCAAAGCGGCATGGTTTAG